The following coding sequences are from one bacterium window:
- a CDS encoding thioredoxin family protein encodes MKKIQILGTGCPKCRQLYEAAERAAAELGIECELEKVTDVNDILAFGVMMTPALVVDGTVKVVGKVPAPDEMKQYLS; translated from the coding sequence ATGAAAAAGATACAAATCCTGGGCACGGGTTGCCCCAAGTGCCGGCAGCTTTACGAGGCCGCCGAGCGTGCAGCCGCCGAACTGGGGATTGAGTGCGAACTCGAAAAAGTGACGGACGTGAACGATATCCTGGCGTTCGGGGTGATGATGACTCCGGCGCTGGTGGTGGACGGAACGGTGAAAGTGGTCGGCAAGGTTCCCGCTCCGGATGAGATGAAACAATACCTTTCATGA
- a CDS encoding putative zinc-binding protein, whose product MKPRPGCGCGKLEYNIVFACSGAADVGLISDRAARSVAARKAASMICIAAVGAGIEEIMEKARGAKRVLAIDGCDKACAFKVLEKAGIEGFISMRLDTLGLEKSKTPVDEAVVEKMAAHACGLLAAPQSCCA is encoded by the coding sequence ATGAAGCCCCGTCCAGGTTGCGGGTGCGGTAAGCTTGAGTACAATATCGTATTTGCCTGTTCCGGCGCGGCCGATGTCGGCCTGATTTCCGACCGCGCCGCCCGCTCGGTCGCGGCCCGCAAAGCCGCCTCCATGATCTGCATCGCCGCGGTGGGAGCGGGGATTGAGGAGATAATGGAGAAAGCGCGCGGCGCGAAGCGGGTCCTGGCCATTGACGGCTGCGACAAGGCCTGCGCGTTCAAGGTTTTGGAGAAAGCTGGCATCGAGGGATTCATTTCCATGCGGCTGGACACTCTGGGCCTGGAAAAAAGCAAAACCCCGGTGGACGAGGCCGTGGTGGAGAAAATGGCCGCACACGCCTGCGGGCTGCTGGCCGCCCCTCAATCCTGCTGCGCCTGA
- a CDS encoding thioredoxin family protein codes for MSKTAKAIILAVVLLAVAGALVLKQRSGAEGGSVARDLPRLVDLGADKCVPCRMMAPVLEELRTECRGRLDVVFIDVWKDRGAGEKYGISVIPTQVFFDPEGRELFRHEGFISKADILAKWAELGYSFN; via the coding sequence ATGAGCAAAACCGCCAAGGCGATTATTCTCGCAGTTGTGCTCCTGGCCGTGGCCGGGGCGCTGGTCCTCAAGCAGCGCTCCGGCGCGGAGGGCGGCTCCGTGGCCCGGGACCTGCCCCGCCTGGTCGACCTGGGAGCGGACAAGTGCGTCCCCTGCCGCATGATGGCCCCGGTGCTGGAGGAACTGCGCACTGAGTGCCGGGGACGGCTCGATGTGGTGTTCATCGATGTCTGGAAGGACAGGGGCGCCGGGGAAAAGTACGGGATCAGCGTCATCCCGACCCAGGTCTTTTTTGACCCCGAGGGCCGCGAGCTGTTCCGGCACGAGGGCTTTATTTCAAAGGCGGACATCCTGGCCAAGTGGGCGGAGCTGGGATACAGTTTCAATTGA